GTGCCCGGCCAGGACCTGTTCGACGGCCTGGGCGAACGCGGGGAAGATCGGGTTGGTGAGCTCGGGGGTCAGCAGGCCGATGAGACCGGCACTGCGCTGCCGCAGCCGTACGGGCCTCTCGTATCCGAGCACGTCGAGCGCCGCGAGCACCCGCTGGCGGGTGCCGCTCGCCACGCCCGGTTTGCCGTTCATCACCCGGCTCGCGGTCGCCTCGCTGACGGAGGCCTGAGCCGCGATGTCCGCGAGCCGCGGGGCGGTGCCGGTCTGGACGACGCCGCCCCGCGCCGGGGGAATCGTCACACCGTCCACCACACAGCGGTGTCCGCGGGCAGCTCGGCCTCGCCCTCGGCCGTCCGAGCAGCGCTGCTGGCCAGCAGTACGCGGCCGGGTGCCGGTATCCGTACGGCCGTGCCCGTGGTGTTGACGGTGCAGACGAAGCCGCCTTCCCGGCGGAAGGCGAGCACGCCCTCGGGCGCCGCCAGCCACTCGACCGCGTCGCCCGTGCCCAGCGCCGGGTGCGCGCGGCGGGCCGCGAGGGCACTGCGGTACAGCTCCAGGGTCGAGTCCGGGTCACCGGTCTGCGCCTCGACGCTGAGCCCGGCCCAGCTGTCCGGCTGGGGCAGCCAGCTGCCGCCCGTGCCGAAGCCGTACGACGAGCCCTCGGTGGTCCACGGGATCGGCACCCGGCAGCCGTCGCGGAAGCCGTCCTGCCCCTCCGTGCGTCCGAAGGCCGGGTCCTGCCGGACCTCGTCGGGCAGGTCGGTGACGTCGGGAAGACCGAGCTCCTCGCCCTGGTAGAGATAGGCGGATCCGGGCAGCGCCAGCATCAGCAGGGTGGCGGCGCGGGCGCGTCGCAGTCCCAGCTCCCGGTCGCCGGCCTCACGGATCTGGGTCCCCGCCGGCGGGCCCGCGAAGCGGGTGGCGTGGCGGGTCACATCATGGTTGGAGAGCACCCAGGTGGCCGGGGCGCCGACGGGCCGCATGGCGTCAAGCGACTCGTCGATCACCCGGCGCAGCTCGTCCGCGACCCAATGGGTGCCCAGGTACTGGAAGTTGAAGGCCTGGTGCAGCTCGTCGGGGCGCACGTAGTTGGCGGTGCGCTCGACGGTGGGGGTCCATGCCTCGGCCACGGCGATGCGATCGCCCGGGTACTCGTCGAGGATCTTGCGCCAGGCGCGGTAGATCTCGTGGACGCCGTCCTGGTCGAAGAAGGGCATGACATCGTTCCCCAGCAGTTTCAGCTGGTCGCTGCCGCCGATGTCGGGCAAACCCGGTGCCTTGACCAGGCCGTGGGCGACGTCGATCCGGAAGCCGTCGACGCCCATGTCGAGCCAGAAGCGCAGGATCGAGCGGAACTCGTCCGCGACGGCCGGGTGTTCCCAGTTGAAGTCGGGCTGCTCGGGGGCGAAGAGGTGCAGATACCAGTCGCCGGGGGTGCCGTCGGGGTTCTCGGTACGAGTCCACGCGGAGCCGCCGAAGATGGACTCCCAGTCATTGGGCGGGAGTTCGCCGTCATCACCCTTGCCGGGACGGAAGTGGTAGCGGTCGCGCAGCGCGGAACCCGGGCCCTCCTCCAGAGCGCGCTTGAACCACTCGTGGGCGTCCGACGAGTGATTGGGCACCAGGTCGACGATGATGCGCAGCCCGAGGTCGTGCGCGTCCCGGATCAGCGCGTCGGCGTCCAGCAGCGTGCCGAACATCGGGTCGATGGCCCGGTAGTCGGCGACGTCGTAGCCGGCGTCGGCCTGCGGGGAGGCGTAGAAGGGGCTCAGCCACACGGCGTCGACGCCGAGTTCCCTGAGGTACGGCAGTCTGCTGCGGATGCCCGGAAGGTCGCCCATGCCGTCGCCGTTCCCGTCGGCGAAGCTGCGCGGGTACACCTGGTAGATGACGGCGTCTCTCCACCAGTCCGCGGAAGCCGCGGGCAGGTCGGCGCGATGGGCGTCAGCCAGGTACTGGGTCATTCTCGATCCCTCTGAGGCTCGGTGCAGCGATTCGGGGCAAGACCGGGGCACCCGGCCGGCCGGGCCGGGTGCCGGGGTTCGTACGGGTCAGGATTTGGCGGCACCGGCGGTGAGGCCGGTGACCAGATGGCGCTGGACCAGGTAGAAGAACAGCGACGCGGGGATGGCGATGAGTACGGAGGTCGCGGCCATCAGGTCCCACTGGGTGTCGTGCTCGCTGATGAAGGTGGTCAGGCCGATGGCGAGGGTGTACTTGCCCTCGCTGAGCATGAAGACCGACGCGTAGGCGACCTCCGCCCAGGCGGTG
This portion of the Streptomyces sp. NBC_01750 genome encodes:
- a CDS encoding glycoside hydrolase family 13 protein; the encoded protein is MTQYLADAHRADLPAASADWWRDAVIYQVYPRSFADGNGDGMGDLPGIRSRLPYLRELGVDAVWLSPFYASPQADAGYDVADYRAIDPMFGTLLDADALIRDAHDLGLRIIVDLVPNHSSDAHEWFKRALEEGPGSALRDRYHFRPGKGDDGELPPNDWESIFGGSAWTRTENPDGTPGDWYLHLFAPEQPDFNWEHPAVADEFRSILRFWLDMGVDGFRIDVAHGLVKAPGLPDIGGSDQLKLLGNDVMPFFDQDGVHEIYRAWRKILDEYPGDRIAVAEAWTPTVERTANYVRPDELHQAFNFQYLGTHWVADELRRVIDESLDAMRPVGAPATWVLSNHDVTRHATRFAGPPAGTQIREAGDRELGLRRARAATLLMLALPGSAYLYQGEELGLPDVTDLPDEVRQDPAFGRTEGQDGFRDGCRVPIPWTTEGSSYGFGTGGSWLPQPDSWAGLSVEAQTGDPDSTLELYRSALAARRAHPALGTGDAVEWLAAPEGVLAFRREGGFVCTVNTTGTAVRIPAPGRVLLASSAARTAEGEAELPADTAVWWTV